A single genomic interval of Helianthus annuus cultivar XRQ/B chromosome 6, HanXRQr2.0-SUNRISE, whole genome shotgun sequence harbors:
- the LOC110864956 gene encoding putative pentatricopeptide repeat-containing protein At5g65820 → MRRIIFVARYKIPISQFQSGQPPSNPNHCFFSSGTVDNASVNGIQRKSSEGSFGSTSKTSLSPETDTRWSGLIRLDDKSGRVPHDQPYDEFSGDVEKVYRILRKFHTRVPKLELALQQSGVVVRSGLTERVLNRCGDAGNLGYRFYAWASKQPGYSHNHDVYKAMIKSLGKMRQFGAVWALIEEMRRENPQLITPQVFVVLIRRFASSRMVKKAVEVLDEMPKYGCEPDEYVFGCLLDALCKNDSIKEAASLFEDMRVRFPPTIKHFTSLLYGWCKEGKLMEAKFVLVQMKNAGFDPDIVVYNNLLNGYAQAGKMVDAFDLLQEMRRKGCDPNATSFTILIQALCGQEKMDTAMQVFSDMEKHGCEADVVTYTTLISGFCKRGKTQKGYELLDHMIQKGHVPNQTTYLHILNAHEKKDELEECLELVNEMQKAGCYPDLIIYNTIIRLAFKLGEVKEGIRVWNEIEASGLSPRLDNYVNMIHGLIDQECLVEASEYFKEMVERGLFSTPQYGLLKDLLNSLLRGDKVELSKDVWSCVINKGCELNVYAWTIWIHALFTKGHVKDACSYCLDMMDAGVMPQPDTFAKLMKGLRKLYNRQIAVEITEKVRQMAAERKISFKMYKRRGERDLKEKVKAKNDGRKRRARRRQWGSSKAGLI, encoded by the exons ATGAGAAGAATAATCTTTGTAGCTCGTTATAAAATACCCATCTCCCAATTTCAATCCGGACAGCCTCCTTCCAATCCGAATCACTGTTTCTTCTCATCAG GAACTGTAGACAATGCATCTGTTAATGGAATTCAAAGAAAAAGTTCAGAG GGATCATTCGGTTCGACTTCAAAAACCAGTCTTTCTCCCGAGACGGATACGCGATGGTCAGGGCTCATTCGCCTTGACGACAAGTCTGGACGTGTGCCCCATGATCAACCCTACGATGAATTTTCGGGTGATGTTGAGAAGGTTTATAGGATTTTAAGGAAGTTTCACACGCGGGTTCCGAAATTGGAACTTGCTTTGCAACAATCCGGTGTTGTGGTCCGCTCAGGGTTGACAGAACGCGTGTTGAACCGTTGTGGGGATGCGGGAAATTTAGGATACAGGTTCTATGCGTGGGCGTCGAAACAACCTGGCTATAGTCATAACCATGATGTGTACAAAGCGATGATCAAAAGTTTAGGGAAAATGCGGCAGTTCGGTGCGGTATGGGCGCTTATCGAGGAAATGAGGAGAGAGAACCCGCAGCTTATAACGCCCCAGGTGTTTGTTGTATTGATTAGAAGGTTTGCTTCGTCTAGAATGGTTAAAAAAGCAGTCGAGGTGCTCGATGAAATGCCCAAGTACGGGTGTGAGCCGGATGAGTATGTGTTCGGGTGCTTGTTAGATGCGTTGTGTAAAAACGATAGCATTAAAGAAGCCGCTTCACTTTTCGAAGACATGAGAGTTCGGTTTCCACCGACGATTAAACATTTCACCTCGTTGCTATACGGTTGGTGTAAAGAAGGTAAACTAATGGAGGCCAAGTTCGTATTGGTACAGATGAAAAATGCCGGTTTTGACCCTGACATTGTTGTTTACAACAATTTGCTTAACGGGTATGCGCAAGCGGGGAAGATGGTCGACGCTTTTGATCTTTTACAAGAAATGAGAAGAAAAGGTTGTGACCCAAACGCAACGTCTTTCACCATTTTGATTCAAGCACTTTGCGGTCAAGAAAAAATGGATACCGCGATGCAGGTTTTCTCCGACATGGAGAAACACGGTTGCGAGGCTGATGTTGTTACGTACACGACATTAATAAGCGGGTTTTGTAAACGCGGAAAAACCCAAAAGGGTTACGAGCTTCTGGATCACATGATACAAAAGGGTCATGTTCCGAATCAAACAACGTACTTACATATTTTAAACGCTCACGAAAAGAAGGACGAGTTAGAAGAATGTTTAGAACTTGTAAACGAGATGCAAAAAGCCGGTTGTTACCCCGATCTTATCATTTACAATACTATTATCCGGTTAGCATTTAAGTTAGGAGAGGTTAAAGAAGGGATTCGCGTCTGGAACGAGATCGAAGCAAGTGGGCTAAGCCCGCGACTCGACAATTACGTGAATATGATCCACGGGCTTATCGATCAAGAATGTCTCGTTGAAGCTTCTGAGTACTTCAAAGAGATGGTTGAAAGGGGTCTGTTTTCGACCCCACAATACGGGCTTTTGAAAGATCTATTGAATTCGTTGTTACGAGGTGATAAAGTTGAATTAAGCAAAGATGTATGGAGTTGTGTTATTAACAAGGGGTGTGAGCTTAACGTTTACGCGTGGACAATTTGGATTCATGCGCTTTTTACGAAAGGGCATGTGAAGGACGCGTGTTCTTACTGTTTGGACATGATGGATGCTGGTGTGATGCCGCAACCGGATacgtttgctaagcttatgaaggGTTTGAGAAAGCTGTATAACAGACAGATTGCGGTTGAGATTACGGAGAAGGTGAGACAGATGGCGGCTGAGAGGAAGATAAGTTTTAAAATGTATAAAAGGCGCGGTGAGAGGGATTTGAAAGAGAAAGTTAAGGCGAAAAATGATGGTAGGAAACGAAGGGCGCGTAGACGTCAGTGGGGCAGTTCTAAAGCTGGTTTGATTTGA
- the LOC110944518 gene encoding glucan endo-1,3-beta-glucosidase 11 — MEQHHHFTTLLLHISALLLLTISPLFATAIGINYGQIANNLPSPQQAVPLVKSTGANKLKLYDANPTVLKAFANTGIAFTLGIGNEYLTKLQDPSAAENWIQCNVKPYLPATKITSIAIGNEVLTSNDTSLSGYLLPAMENIHSALVKFNLDQKITVTTAHSLSVMATSYPPSSGTFRSDLNGVMSPVLDFLVKTCSPFLINAYPFFAFERNPKDESLDFVLFQPNAGVVDSDNNLRYDNMLLR; from the coding sequence ATGGAACAACACCACCATTTCACCACCCTTCTCCTCCACATCTCCGCCCTCCTCCTCCTCACCATCTCACCACTCTTCGCAACCGCAATCGGCATCAACTACGGCCAAATCGCCAACAACCTCCCCTCACCACAGCAAGCAGTCCCCTTAGTCAAATCCACCGGTGCAAACAAACTCAAACTCTACGATGCAAACCCTACCGTCCTCAAAGCATTCGCCAACACCGGCATCGCTTTCACCCTCGGCATCGGCAACGAATACCTTACAAAACTACAAGATCCATCCGCTGCTGAAAACTGGATCCAATGCAACGTTAAACCCTATCTTCCGGCGACTAAAATCACCTCCATTGCCATTGGAAACGAAGTGCTGACGTCAAATGACACGTCACTTTCCGGCTACTTACTTCCGGCGATGGAGAACATTCATTCTGCTCTGGTTAAGTTTAACCTAGACCAGAAGATAACCGTTACAACAGCACACTCACTTTCCGTCATGGCAACGTCATATCCTCCGTCTTCTGGAACTTTCCGGTCGGATTTAAACGGAGTAATGTCTCCTGTTTTGGATTTTCTCGTTAAAACGTGTTCGCCGTTTTTAATAAACGCGTATCCGTTCTTCGCGTTCGAGCGAAACCCTAAGGATGAGTCCTTGGATTTCGTACTGTTTCAACCTAACGCCGGAGTTGTTGATTCTGACAACAATTTGCGTTACGATAACATGTTATTACGATAA
- the LOC110864958 gene encoding uncharacterized protein LOC110864958: MYRTARNRRPKTTSSETNQITDQDSDSLESTMGNIRMMILSTICNEGEGDLLTPEKRLLNSIEIVERVVMEELNRLKRTPAAEKAEREKKVRTLMSMRWADSCGLNTKWADELDAGAGVMIAGSRRIAAIADRSVSDQYK, from the exons ATGTACCGTACCGCAAGAAACCGGAGACCGAAGACGACGTCGTCTGAAACTAATCAGATTACCGACCAAGATTCAGATTCTTTAGAATCTACAATGGGAAACATTCGAATGATGATCTTGTCTACCATATGTAATGAAGGTGAAGGAGACTTGTTGACACCAGAAAAGAGGCTGCTGAACTCGATCGAGATTGTTGAGAGGGTTGTGATGGAGGAGTTGAACAGATTGAAGAGAACACCTGCTGCTGAAAAGGCAGAGAGGGAGAAGAAGGTCAGAACTTTGATGTCAATGAG ATGGGCTGATTCATGTGGGCTAAATACAAAATGGGCTGATGAGTTAGACGCTGGTGCTGGAGTTATGATAGCTGGGTCGCGGCGGATTGCAGCTATTGCGGATAGATCAGTTTCGGATCAGTATAAATAA